The following is a genomic window from Bacteroidia bacterium.
AACTCGAGACGGCATTTCTGACTCTGCAGAGCCGCTTCAGCGAAATTGCCGGTGTCACAATCAACGCACCCGCGCTGTGGCAACGTCTTCAGACCGCACGCGATCTGAAAACCATCGGTGTCGCCACGCGCCTGCTCCCTGTTCAGCTTGCTTTGGGTGTTCGCTGGCTCGATGCAAGCGCGGACCGGGCAGTGGCGTACGAGTACCGCATCTCCCACGTCGCTGCCGACGGATCGGCTCGCGAGGCCTTCGTCACGCCACCGGTGGCATGGCCGGGCTTTGCCGATGTCGCGGGCCTGCGCACGGAACACAGCTCTGGCGAGCCTACCGCGGCGGCCGTTGAATGGCGTATTCTTCAGGGCACACAACCGACCGCGTTCCGTGTTTTCCGGCGCGCAGGCCTGGCCGGGCCGTTCACCGAGCTTTCGTCCAACGTGGTTGACAGCTGCTGCATTGTTGCGAAAGGGTTGTTCGCCAGAGGCGATACGCTGCTCGCCACGGTGCATGATAAAACCGTGCAGCGCGGACAGGTCTATCAGTATTACGCCGTGCCCCAGGATTACTTCCGCAACGAAGGCCGCGCCAGTGACACCGCCACGGTGGTCACCTTCCGCATGGCGCATGTACCGCTACCGGAACGCATGAAGATTCGATCCATTGACACGGCAGGGCTCGAATTGCGTTGGGATTTGCGTGAGACATCCGCGATTCACGGTGTGGTCATCGAGCGTGGACCGAAGATCGATTCGGGCTTCGTGGAACTCTTCACCGCCGCGCCGACGGACAGCAGCTTTCTTGACGTGACCGTGCAGCCGATGACGCGCTACTATTACCAATTGCGACTTGTTGGGCCCGGAGGGCTTCGTTCACCGGCCAGTGCCGTGGTGATCGGGATATGGAAAAGCAGTGACACGCCGACACCGCCGCAAAATGTTCGTGCCACGACTGTGCAGGGTGGCGTGCAACTGGATTGGGATGCGGATTCGCTGCAGTTCATCCAGGGGTACTACGTTCATCGGGCGGAAGGGTATGGTATGGAGTTCCGTCAGGTCTCCGCGTGTCTGCCGCCTGCCCCCGGCTCCTGGCTCGACACCACAGCCGCGTTACGGGGCGATGTGACCTACATGTACACTATTGTCGCCGAAAACACCAGCCACATCCGCAGCGCCATGTCCGATACGGTGTACGCAACGCCCGGTATCCCCATCCCGGTACCGGCACCTCAGGGCATCACGGCGCGCGTTGACCAGGGAAGGGTGTATCTCACGTGGAAGGCACAGAACGACATACACGCGGCCACGTCGGGCTATCGCGTGTATAGACGCGAGGCCGGCGGAAGCTGGAAACCCGTTGCGGACACTCTTCAGGATGCCGACCAAAATTTCATGCTGGACGAAAAGACGAAGCCCGGCGGTCGCTACGACTACGCGGTACGGGTGTACAGCATTCGCGGCGACAGCAGCGCGCTCAGCGCCATCGCCACAGCAGCTATCCCATTGCCCGAAGTGTATCCGCCATCCAATCTCAAGGCATTCCGCGAAGGAGCGGCTGTCGTTCTGCAATGGGATGAAATCGCGCAAGCGGGTGCGAAGGAATTCCGCGTGTATCGCTACACCCGGGGTGCACAACCGCGCATGCTCGCCTCACTGCCATTGGATACCCGCGTCTTCCTCGACGACAAACCCGGCGGCACATCACCGGTCTTTTACTACATCACCACCGTCGGGACGCTTGGCCATGAAAGTGCTCGCGGCAAGGAGGTCGCGGTGCGGTTGAGTGAGTAAAGAGTAAAGAGTAAAGAGTGAAGAGGTTGTAACTTCAACCTTTTCACTTTTTGCTATTCACCCCTGCCTTTTCACCTTTTTTCCTTTTCACCTTTTCACGACCCTTTACTCTTTACCTCCTCACAACCACCTTCCTCACCCACCACCTCTCGCCCGAATTCGCCTGCAACAGATAGATGCCGGCAGGGAGGTCTGAAAGATCGATGCGCATGCTGCGCGCGCCGCTGTCGCCGGATGCTTCGCGATGCATGAGCACCTGCCCGAGCAACGAAACCAGCGTGACGCGTGCATCGCGCGAAGGTCCGGGGAAGACGACGTGCAGCCAATCCGACGCGGGTTCGGGGTAGAGGAGCAGATCATCCGGTATAGCCATGGCGCCGACGCCGCCAAGAATGGTGACAGGGAAGGGTGAGGAGGTCATCGTGCAGCCGTATTCGTCGACAATGGTCACAGTGTAGCTGCCGGTTTCACGCGCGATGACGGACTGCTGCACAGCGCCCGGTATGGGCTGGCCGTTGCGGTGCCATTGCCACGATTGCGCGGCGCCGCAGCGCAGCACATCTCCATCGCGAGTGATCTCAGGAGGGATGGATTGTGTCATGCCGACATCCAGGAAAGCGGAGCGCTGCTCGCAACCGCCGTGCGTCACAACGGTTACCGCGTACCGACCCGCCCGCGTCACCGGCAGACTTCGCTGACGATGACCGGTGTTCCAATGCCAGAGCACCATGTCCTCCGGACCGTCGAGCCACAGTGTGTCGCCGGGACACAGGGGTTGAGAACCGCGAATGGTCGGGAGAAAATCAACGGGCTCAACCTCGCGTATGACCAGAACCGTGTCGGAACTTCCAGGGCAGCCGCCATACCCCGTGACTTCCACCCAATACGATCCCGAACTATCCGTTTCGATGTACTCTGTCCGTGCTCCGGTACTCCATCGGTAGCTCTCCCATCCCGGACCCGCGCTAAGCCGTACTCTCTCGTCGCCGCAGAGCAGACCGATGCCGTCCATGGAAATGACGGGGCGCGGCTTTGCGATCGAAGTGACCATGACCGTATCTGCGACAAGGCAGCCTGTCGTATCGTCAACAGTGACAATGTAGATGCCCGGCTGACGTACTTCAATCGCCGCTGTGGTGTCGCCTGTCGACCAGAGGTACTGGTTGCGTCCTGTGTCGGCATAGAGCGTAACCGCTTCGCAATCGCATAGCGCTACCTTCGGTCCTGGTGTTATCCGTAGCGGTTGGGGGAGGAGCATGTGCACGACCACAGTGTCGTAGCCATAACAGCCGCTGCTGTCGGTTGCGCGCACCGAAATGATCCGCTCCGCCTGGGGATCGGGCTGCTGCCATCTGACGACGAGCGACGACGAAAACGTATTCCAATTCCATCGAACATCGCTGAATGTCCCGGCCAGCGAGAGCTCGACGCTGTCTCCGGGGCAGAGGGTGAGCGCGCCGGAAGGGATGATTCGCACAGAGGTAAGTCTTTTGCTCACGGTCAGGGTATCCGAATACCCGATGCAGCCATATTGGTTTGTTGCGCTCGCCCAGTATCTCCCGGCCTCGCGTACAAGCAACTCTGGGCCTTCCTGGCCGTTGGACCAGCGAATCTTCGCGCCGGTCACATCTCCATCCAGGAGCAACGTTAGAGAGCCTCCGGGACAGATCTGTGGAGCGCCATTGTAACCCACCCGCAATTGTGGCAGTGGGTTCGTAGCGACATCGACCGCTTCCGCGATGAGAGTGTCACCGCGCTCATCCACGACGCGTAGACTGTAACCGCCGGCGGCTGCGACCTGTATACTGCGCGTCGTATCGCCGGTGGACCAGAGATAGCGAAGAAATCCCGGCGTTCCCTCCAGCAGCGCATTGCCTCCTTCGCATAAGGGCTGCGATATGATGATCCGCGGCTGCACTTGGACGGAATGGTTGATGATGCTCGGGAGATAACAGCCGCTTCCCACTCGCATTTCCTTGATGGCGACCAGACTGCCGACAAAGTGAGGCGTTTCTATCGCAGCCAGTTCGAGATCGAGCAGACGACCGGATGCCGTCACTATGGAGGGCTGCATGCTGCGAATAATTATGGAGCCCCTGCTTGTATCGATTCGCAGCGGAACGCCATCGAGAGTACTCCCGGTCGGTATCGAAAGCGACCTGTACCGAAGCGCCTCATCGATGCGCAACTCCAGCTCGAACGGCGGCAGCGGAACGGTGTCGCCTCGAGTATCGATTTCGATTCCGATAGAAAACGGATAAGCAGTACGCACGCGGGCATGGGGAAGAATAATGTCGAATCGTCGCAGCGTGCTCGAATCGAACGGCGCACGGTACTGCTTGCTCTTCACATCCGAGCCGCCGCACACATCGCGCAATCGCAGGTCCACCGACCGCAGCGAGCCGTCGGCGCAGTCACGATCATAGGTGATGATGCACTCGTTCCCGTGTCCCCAACCACCGATCATACTCCGCGTGATATAATCGTAGACTTCTTTCGTTTTCTGATAACCGGGATTGTTGAGATAGTACCCTCCGGTGAGCCGGGACAGCAGGGCAAGCGAATCCTCCTGCACGATGGGTCCGCTTCCGATGGTGAATACGCGTATGCGATGCCGGTTGGCGAGCGCAACAACCTCTGCCATCGTGTGGAGGGAGGAATTGTCCTCGCCGTCGGAAATGACAATCACCGCCCGGCATTGATTCACGCCATGGGCGATCATCTCCGACAGACCCGCGTGTATGCCGTCGTATAAGGCCGACGCGCCCGAAGGGGCATAGGCAGCCAGGCCATCGCGCAGCCGACCCTTCTCCGTCGTCATTGGGGCAGTGACCCGCGTATCGCCCCCCGCGAGTATCACCGCGGCCTCTTCATACCACTGCAACAGCTCGATGAGGAGGGATTCGGCGATGCGCATGCTCTCTCGCGCGGCTTCACCACGCATGCTCCCGGAGGCGTCGAGTACCAGCGCCAGAGACGCGCCGCAGTAGACGCTGCTCAGATCAGGACACCACAGCGTGAACGGACCAACTTCGACGCCGTTTTCCGAGATGCTGAAATTCTCCTTCGTCAGGTTCACGTACGGCTTCCCGTCGCAGTCAACGGTGAAGTACAGCTCGATACTCGGCCAGTTCACCGTCACCCGCTTGAAGGTGAGCGAGGGTTGGGCGTCGAGCTTCACGAGCGGCATAATCCACAGCAGCAGGAACATGATGATGCACCGGCGTGAGATTCGGGATATGTCCGTCAATGTACTCATCAGTGGCTTAGCTCCTCGTACGAACGGCGTCGGACCGTTTATCGTGAGAAGGTGAAAAGGAAAAAAGGAAAAAAGGAAAAAAGGAAAAAAGGGCTAGACGCTCATCAATACGTGCATACTTTGACTCCATACTTTTCGCCTTTTTACAGTATCACCATTGCGACCAATTCCAGTCTTTACACCTTTACAAGACCATTTACTCTTTACTCTTTACTCTTTACTCTTCACTCTTTACCTCTTCACCACCTTCCTCACCCACCACCTCTCGCCCGAATTCGCCTGCAACAGATAGATGCCGGCAGGGAGGTCTGAAAGATCGATGCGCATCGTGCGATTGTCGCCCGGGCCTTGTGTCTCCCGCCTTGCGAGCACCTGCCCGAGCAAGGAAACCAGCGTGACCCGGGCATCGCGCGAAGGTCCGGGGAAGACGACGTGCAGCCAATCCGACGCGGGTTCGGGGTAGAGGAGTAGATCATCCGGTATCCCCGTCTCGCTGATGCCCAGAATGTTTACGTTGAACGGCGCGGACGTCATCGTGCAGCCATTGCTATCCACAACGGTGACTGTGTAGCTGCCGATAGAGCGCAGCGTGAGGGATTGCTGCGTCGCACCCGGGATGGGCATGCCGTTCAGCTTCCATTGCCAGGACCTGGCATCGGCCGTGGACAGCACATCGCGCACACGTGCGATAACGGGTGCGGTGGACGCCGTCACGCTCACGTCAACGTAACCGGAGCGGGCCTCGCAGCCGCCCTCCGTCAGCACGGTGACCGCGTAACGTCCCGCTTTGGTCACCGGCAAACTGCGCGAATGATGACCGGTATTCCATAGCCAATCGCGCATGCCTTCCGGACCGTCCAGCCAAAGCGTGTCGCCGGGGCAGAGGGGAAGAGAGCCGCGGACCGTCGGCAGAAAGTCATCCAGCAGCTCTTCCGATCTGACGATCACTGTGTCCGATAATCCGGTACAGCCGCCGTATGCCGTCACTTCAACCCAGTACGATCCGCTGTCGGCAACGGCCAGGGTGCGGGTAGTCGCGCCGGTGTTCCACTTCCACGAAACGTAATTCGCTCCGCCGTCCAGTTCGATTTCAGTTCCGCCGCAGTACACGGGCTCCCTCATCATCGTGATGCGGGGGCGGGGCGCATCCACCGATACAACATGAACGGTGTCGGTTCTGGCCGAACAGCCGTTGTGGTTCACGACACGCGCCGAATAGTCGCCTGCCTGGTTGACGTTGATGCTCTGCGCGCGCTCGCCGGTAGACCAGTGATATTCGGTGTAGCCTGCCTCCGCTGACAGCGTGAGACTGCCGCCAAGGCACAATTCGATTGTTCCCGATGGAGTTATTTGAGGAGAGAACTCCGGGAGCATGGTGATGCGCACGGAATCCGAAAACCCCTTGCAGCCGCTGTTGTCGGTGACTTCGGCGCGCAGCGAGAATGAACCGTTCTCCTTCCATCCAACAGTCAATGTCTCCCGATTCTCGCCCCACCAATTGACGTTGCTCCATTTCCCTTCTACGGACAGGGTCACGCTGTCTCCCGGACAGAGTTGAATATCCTGCCCCGGCAGGACGCGTGTCGTAAACTCCGTCACGATTGTGTACACCGTATCGCTGCGTGCGGTGCAACCGGCGGCACTGGTAATATCAGCCCAATACATGCCGGGACTGCTGAAGAATTGCCATACGCCCTCCCTCCCATCGGACCATCGAATGGTCGCACCGTCGATGTCGCCGGAGCATATGAGCCGCACGCTCTTCCCGCGACAGAACTCCAACTGTCCATCGGCCACGATTCGGACGCGCGGTGGATCCATCCGTGTAATCGTGACCGGGGGGGCGTGCAAACTATCACCATTTGCGTCTACAACGATGAGGCCGTAATTCCCTCCCTCGCCCACGCGTATCATGCGTGTGGTCTCTCCGTTCGACCAATAGTAACGTGCAAAGCCGGCATTCGCCTCAAGCGTTACGCTGTCGCCTGCACAAAAAATGGTTTTTTTCGCTGTGATGAACGGCAGCAGCCGCGGTACGATGACGACGGGATGGTTCGTGATGCGCGGAAGCAGGCAACCTGTCGGAATTGCCATCGATTCGATGGCAACGCCAGTGTGCAGTGAATCCGCAGCTCTCGCGGCGCGGAAGCCGACCTCGAGCAGTGTTGCGCGTCCATTGAGTCGCAGAGGCTCCGTGCTGCGCACGATGAGGCGCCCCGGCTGCTGATCGATCTGATGCGCCACGCCATGCAGCAACGCTTCGGGCTGCACGTCGGTACCGGTCAGGAGCACTGTGGAATCGTAGTGCAGCGTGAGTTCAAAGGGCTGGAGCAGAGCGTCCGGTCCGTCGAGCATGATCGGGATAGAAACCGATTGCAAACCGGGCAGCAGGGTTTTGGGGATCTCGACAGAGATCGGACGGAAGCTTGTACTGTCGAGGGGAGCGCGATAGGTTTTTGTCTTGTAATCCGAGCCTTCGCAGAAATCCACCAGTTGCACTTCCACGGTTCGCAGCGTCCCGTCCGCGCAATCCCGATCATACGTGAGAAGGCACTCCTGCAGGCCGATCATTCCTGAAGTGATTTCCTGATAGATACCCGCCATCTGCCCCGCATTCGGATCCTTATAATATTTTCCCCCTGTGAGCTGCGCGATGAGTTCCATCTCCGGCTTGGGTCCATAATCGTCGTAACCGATGGTGTAGATGCGGATGCGGTTTCGGTTTGCCAGGGCTATCAATTCCTGCACGGTCCGCACGGAACCGTTGTCTCCCCCATCAGTGAACACGAGCACCGCACGGCTGGGATTCACACCACCGGCAACCATCTCTTGAAGCCCCGCGTAGATGCCATCGTACAACGCAGTCGGGCCTCCAGGTGAACAGGAAGCAATCGGGGCGTGGAGCTGCGCCTTGTTGGAAGTAAAAGGGACACTGACGAGCGCTTGCGCACCGGCCTCGAGCAGCATCAGCTCATCGTTCCTGCCATCGCAGAGATCAACAATCGCTTGCGCACTTTGTTTGGCCACGGTCATCGCACGGCCTCGCATACTGCCGGAAACGTCCATCACGAGCGCCAGTGAGGCGGGAACCCGCCACCCCATCGGCGGCGGGCACCAAAAGGTAAAATCCGTGATTTCCTCCCCGTTCTCAAAAATGCGGAAATTCCTCTTCTCCGCGTCGTACCGTTGGAAACCATCGCAACCGTAAGCGATGTGTAGTTCCATCGTCGGCCAGTTCACCGTCACCCGCTTGAAGGAGAGGACGGGTTGGGCTTCAGCCTCGTACCAGCCGGGCAACACGGCGCATAGAACCAATACAGCTGCCATCACATGATGCTGGAGCAGGAAAAGGTGCGAACGATGTCTCATGTAACCTCCATTCTGTGAGTAACACATGAAGGACCGTAAAGTTACACCTCGAGGAGTCAATCTGCATAACTCTTTTCATAGCCGTGTGCACAGACTCGAATGAATCGCTTCCGCTACGCTGCTGCGGAGACTCTCATCCATCCCAGACTACGTACGGTGTGCACCGAAAAAAAAAAAACACTCCCCGGGAAGGGGAGTGCTCGTGTTTTCACAGCTCGCGGGGCTCAGAACGGGAGGTCGTCCTTGTCGCCTGCATCCGTCGCACTCGAGGGACCTGCGGGCGGTTCACCCGGAGGAGGCGCCTGACCACGGTCGCCGCCATTTCCGCCCTTGCTGTCCAGAAACACCCATTCGTTGACGACTACCTCGGTGGTGTAGCGCTTGTTGCCGTCTTTGTCGTCCCAACTGCGGGTCTGCAGCTTACCCTCGATGTACACCTTGGACCCCTTCTTGAGGTACTCGTGGAGGATCTCGGCCGGCTTGCGCCAGACGACGCACCGATGCCACTCGGTCCGCTCTACGAGATTGCCGTTCTGATCCTTGTAGGATTCATTGGTCGCAACGTTGAAATTCGCCACCGGAATGTTGCTTTCGGTGTACTTGAGCTCGGGATCACCACCCAGGTGACCGATGAGCTGCACCTTATTCAGACCGTACGCCATGAGAAAAACTCCTTACAATGTTCCCTAAAAAAGTTAATTGACGGGTATCAGTATACAGGTTCGTTCGGTGAGAATCAAGAGAAAATCTCGTCCAAACGCGATGTCCCGAAATTCTTGCCCTGCCGAGGCGAGCGCCAGGCGGGTGGTGTCGAATTTCGCCAGCAAGCTCCCCTCATGGGAGTAGAGCAGAAGTGCGTCCGGCAGCACCACCGCGACGCGATCGTCCGATACGGCTATTCCGCGAGCATCGCGCAACTGTCCGCTGCCGAATTGAAAGCGGTAGGACCCGAAGAGATCGAACACGACGACGCGCTCCGCTTCCAGGACGTACAGCCGTTCGCTGCCCGCCTGGGCCAGCGCTACCGGATTGCGCAAGCGGCCTTCGCCTGCCTCGATGCCGCCAAAACTGCGCGCCACACTGCTGAAACCATTGACCGCAAGGACGCGCGCATTCTCACCGTCAAGGATAAACAGGGTCTCGAAACTGGAAGCGGCGACATCGATCGGGTATCCGACATCGAGCGCGGCATCCTCTGTGCCCAGAGAAGCAACCACATTCAGATTGCGGTCCAGCCGCACGATGCGCCTGTTGCCGCGGTCGGCGGCGTACACGGCCACCCCCAGCGAGGCGTCAATGCCGCGGAGCTGATCGAACTGCGTCACGTCCCAGCCATGCCCACCGATCTCGGCTAGCAATGCGCCTTTGATGCTGAATTTTCTGAGCATGGACGAACCGGCATCGCTCACGTACACATCGCCGAACTGATCCATGACAATTGCATGGGCGGACGTAAAATCGCCGAAGCGGTACTCCTCGACGAGGAGGTCTTGTGCCCGCGCGACGCCGGCTGCCAGTCCCAACAAGAGAATGCAGAGCAAGGGGAGGCGCATGACGATGCTACTGTGTTTCGAAAATGGTTGTCGCTTCGCTGGTGTGGAGAAGGGGACGTTCGGCACTTGTCCACATCCGAACGCTGACGCGCACGCTTGGGTGCTCACCGATGTTCACAGGTTCCACACCCCACGAGGGGGATCGGAAGAGGAGAGCGGCGCTGTCGCCGGGTGCCAGAACGAAGGCGCGTCGGGGTTGGTCGTTGACCAGCAGGGCCGGAGGGAAGCGCCGGAGGGGCTGCCCGCTGCGACTGTCGAACAACTGTGCCTCGGCGTCGCGGAAACCGATGGTATCACGCGTGACATTGGTCACCATAAGGTGCAAGGAGACGTTGCAGCGAGGCTTCGATCCCGGCATGGCGTCGTTCCATACCTGGGCTTCGATTTCCCGTACGTCGAGAATTCCGGAGTGATCGGGCGGGCCTGAAACAGAACAGGCGCCCGCCACGAGGGCGAGCGCCATGCTCAACAGGATTGCCTTACTTCGCGGTGACGACAACCGGCAGACTCTTTGCATCGCTGCGGTATCCGTCTGTGGTCTGGAAGGACATGCCGACGATGACCATCGGATGTTTCGAAACGTCGAAAGCCGTCAAACCGAGCGGCATGACCACGGGGATGTCACGCGTTTCCTTCGGTAACAGGCGTGCGGTGGAAATGGAGCCGTAGGAGTCGGGAATGATCGGCCTGAATCGCACGAGCGCCTCACCGGTGTTCGCATCCAGAAGTTCCGACTCGAGGAAGCCCACATTCATTTGCTTCTCGGTTCTGTTGACAAGCCGGATGGTGATGCTGCCGTTGAGCGTGGTCTGTCCGCCGGCCTTTTCCGTGGAAATGCTAATCGGGCCGTAGTTGATGAACAGCGAATCCGTGACCGCGTCCGCCGTGCAGGCACTGAAGAGGACCGCAATCGGCAGCAGGGCGATGATCGGGAGGAGACGTGCTTTCATGAATCACTCACCTGTCTTTTGAAAGATTAGTTGAGGCGGAAGCGCACGGGAACGCTCACTTTCACGTTCACCGGCTTTCCGCGCTGCATGCCGGGTTTGAAGCGGACTTTCTTCACTGCTTCCATGGCCGCTTCGTCGCAACCGCCGCCGATGCCGCGCACGACACTGGTCTGCGTCACCGCACCGTCCCTGTTGACATAGGCGAGCACGATAACCGTGCCTTCCACGCCTGCGCGCACCGCGAGATCCGGATACACCAGATGCTTTTTCACGGCTTCGAGACCACCGATGATCTCAGGCGGATCTTCGACCACTTCAAAATAGACTTCTTCCTCCTCTTCGACCTTCTTTGCCGGAGGTGGTTTCGGGGCTTCCATCTGCGTATCGAGATCGATTTCCGAGGTGATATCAATATCGTCCATCACGTCGGCATTCGGCGCCTCGATGGGTATGGGCGGGCGGGGAGGAGGCGGAGGACGGTTTTCCTGACGCGTATTGTCCACGTCCTGGACTTTCACGATTTCTTCTGACGCTTTGATCACGACCTGCTCCCGCTCGAGCTGCGGGAAAAATTTAAAGGCGGCTGTGATGAGAAGCAGGGAAACGATAAGCGACATCTCGAACCAGCGTCGGGTTTTCGACCTGATGTCAGCGTTTCCGATTTTTTCGATGGCCATCGTCTAATCCTGTCGTACTTCGGGTGAATAGTGCCCTCGTTCCAAGCATAAACAATATACCGCACGTCACGAGGATTGTCAACTTGTCAATCTCTTTTCACCGCTGAGCTGCGTTGATTGTTCCCCGGGTTACAAGATCCGTCGCCCTTCGGGCTCTTCAC
Proteins encoded in this region:
- a CDS encoding T9SS type A sorting domain-containing protein, yielding MFLLLWIMPLVKLDAQPSLTFKRVTVNWPSIELYFTVDCDGKPYVNLTKENFSISENGVEVGPFTLWCPDLSSVYCGASLALVLDASGSMRGEAARESMRIAESLLIELLQWYEEAAVILAGGDTRVTAPMTTEKGRLRDGLAAYAPSGASALYDGIHAGLSEMIAHGVNQCRAVIVISDGEDNSSLHTMAEVVALANRHRIRVFTIGSGPIVQEDSLALLSRLTGGYYLNNPGYQKTKEVYDYITRSMIGGWGHGNECIITYDRDCADGSLRSVDLRLRDVCGGSDVKSKQYRAPFDSSTLRRFDIILPHARVRTAYPFSIGIEIDTRGDTVPLPPFELELRIDEALRYRSLSIPTGSTLDGVPLRIDTSRGSIIIRSMQPSIVTASGRLLDLELAAIETPHFVGSLVAIKEMRVGSGCYLPSIINHSVQVQPRIIISQPLCEGGNALLEGTPGFLRYLWSTGDTTRSIQVAAAGGYSLRVVDERGDTLIAEAVDVATNPLPQLRVGYNGAPQICPGGSLTLLLDGDVTGAKIRWSNGQEGPELLVREAGRYWASATNQYGCIGYSDTLTVSKRLTSVRIIPSGALTLCPGDSVELSLAGTFSDVRWNWNTFSSSLVVRWQQPDPQAERIISVRATDSSGCYGYDTVVVHMLLPQPLRITPGPKVALCDCEAVTLYADTGRNQYLWSTGDTTAAIEVRQPGIYIVTVDDTTGCLVADTVMVTSIAKPRPVISMDGIGLLCGDERVRLSAGPGWESYRWSTGARTEYIETDSSGSYWVEVTGYGGCPGSSDTVLVIREVEPVDFLPTIRGSQPLCPGDTLWLDGPEDMVLWHWNTGHRQRSLPVTRAGRYAVTVVTHGGCEQRSAFLDVGMTQSIPPEITRDGDVLRCGAAQSWQWHRNGQPIPGAVQQSVIARETGSYTVTIVDEYGCTMTSSPFPVTILGGVGAMAIPDDLLLYPEPASDWLHVVFPGPSRDARVTLVSLLGQVLMHREASGDSGARSMRIDLSDLPAGIYLLQANSGERWWVRKVVVRR
- a CDS encoding VWA domain-containing protein; translated protein: MRHRSHLFLLQHHVMAAVLVLCAVLPGWYEAEAQPVLSFKRVTVNWPTMELHIAYGCDGFQRYDAEKRNFRIFENGEEITDFTFWCPPPMGWRVPASLALVMDVSGSMRGRAMTVAKQSAQAIVDLCDGRNDELMLLEAGAQALVSVPFTSNKAQLHAPIASCSPGGPTALYDGIYAGLQEMVAGGVNPSRAVLVFTDGGDNGSVRTVQELIALANRNRIRIYTIGYDDYGPKPEMELIAQLTGGKYYKDPNAGQMAGIYQEITSGMIGLQECLLTYDRDCADGTLRTVEVQLVDFCEGSDYKTKTYRAPLDSTSFRPISVEIPKTLLPGLQSVSIPIMLDGPDALLQPFELTLHYDSTVLLTGTDVQPEALLHGVAHQIDQQPGRLIVRSTEPLRLNGRATLLEVGFRAARAADSLHTGVAIESMAIPTGCLLPRITNHPVVIVPRLLPFITAKKTIFCAGDSVTLEANAGFARYYWSNGETTRMIRVGEGGNYGLIVVDANGDSLHAPPVTITRMDPPRVRIVADGQLEFCRGKSVRLICSGDIDGATIRWSDGREGVWQFFSSPGMYWADITSAAGCTARSDTVYTIVTEFTTRVLPGQDIQLCPGDSVTLSVEGKWSNVNWWGENRETLTVGWKENGSFSLRAEVTDNSGCKGFSDSVRITMLPEFSPQITPSGTIELCLGGSLTLSAEAGYTEYHWSTGERAQSINVNQAGDYSARVVNHNGCSARTDTVHVVSVDAPRPRITMMREPVYCGGTEIELDGGANYVSWKWNTGATTRTLAVADSGSYWVEVTAYGGCTGLSDTVIVRSEELLDDFLPTVRGSLPLCPGDTLWLDGPEGMRDWLWNTGHHSRSLPVTKAGRYAVTVLTEGGCEARSGYVDVSVTASTAPVIARVRDVLSTADARSWQWKLNGMPIPGATQQSLTLRSIGSYTVTVVDSNGCTMTSAPFNVNILGISETGIPDDLLLYPEPASDWLHVVFPGPSRDARVTLVSLLGQVLARRETQGPGDNRTMRIDLSDLPAGIYLLQANSGERWWVRKVVKR
- a CDS encoding single-stranded DNA-binding protein — translated: MAYGLNKVQLIGHLGGDPELKYTESNIPVANFNVATNESYKDQNGNLVERTEWHRCVVWRKPAEILHEYLKKGSKVYIEGKLQTRSWDDKDGNKRYTTEVVVNEWVFLDSKGGNGGDRGQAPPPGEPPAGPSSATDAGDKDDLPF
- a CDS encoding NHL repeat-containing protein, with amino-acid sequence MRLPLLCILLLGLAAGVARAQDLLVEEYRFGDFTSAHAIVMDQFGDVYVSDAGSSMLRKFSIKGALLAEIGGHGWDVTQFDQLRGIDASLGVAVYAADRGNRRIVRLDRNLNVVASLGTEDAALDVGYPIDVAASSFETLFILDGENARVLAVNGFSSVARSFGGIEAGEGRLRNPVALAQAGSERLYVLEAERVVVFDLFGSYRFQFGSGQLRDARGIAVSDDRVAVVLPDALLLYSHEGSLLAKFDTTRLALASAGQEFRDIAFGRDFLLILTERTCILIPVN
- a CDS encoding energy transducer TonB, producing MAIEKIGNADIRSKTRRWFEMSLIVSLLLITAAFKFFPQLEREQVVIKASEEIVKVQDVDNTRQENRPPPPPRPPIPIEAPNADVMDDIDITSEIDLDTQMEAPKPPPAKKVEEEEEVYFEVVEDPPEIIGGLEAVKKHLVYPDLAVRAGVEGTVIVLAYVNRDGAVTQTSVVRGIGGGCDEAAMEAVKKVRFKPGMQRGKPVNVKVSVPVRFRLN